GTCGAACCCGACGATCGCGATATCCTCCGGAATCCTTTTGCGCGCGGCTTTGAGATAGTTCATGCACCCGATCGCCATCGCGTCGTTGGCGGCGAACAGGGCGGTTGGTTTCCCCCCCTGTTTCAGCAGGCGTTCGGCGGCGTTGTACCCGTTATGGATGCGCGTGTCGTCTTCGTCCGTGATCACCAGTTGCGGGTTGAACGGAAGCCCGTTCTCACGGAGGGCCGACTTGTACCCCTCGAACCTCTCAAGAATGCTGGGATGCTCAGGATCTCCTCCGACGAAGGCGATCTCCGTCCTGCCGTTTCCGATGAGGTGCTGCGTCGCGGCTTTCGCTCCCTTGAAATTATCGATCAGGACGGTGGAGTACCCCGCACCCTGGACCGCGTAGTCGACGAGGACGATCGGAAGCCCGAGCCGGTCGATGTGCTCGATCAGCAGAGGGTTGAATTTTCCGGCCACGATAACGCCGTCGACGTTCTTCTCCTGAAGGAAGCGCGGTATGGCGCCGCCCCGTTTCGAACGTTTCGGCACGGTCGTCAGGAGGATGTAGTAGTTGTGTTCGCGGGCTTCGAATTCCGTGCCGAGGAACACGTGGGTGTAAAACGGTTCGACCTCGGAGAAATGATCGTCGGTCAGAATAAATCCGATGTTTCCGCTCGCCTTCGAAGCGAGCCCGCGGGCGCTGCGGAGCGGATGGTAGCCGAGGGTGCGGATCGCCTTTTGCACCTTGCGGCGGGTATCATCGCTGACGTTCGACTTATTATTGAGTACGAGGGAAACCGTGGAGATCGAGAGGGAGGTTGCGCGCGCAACATCTTCTATTGTGGGGCGCTGCTTCAATTGTCCGATATCTCGAAGCGTTCTAATGAGTAAAGTGCGGAACTTACCCTACAAAGGAAGAAAAAAGACCGTTCTTCGGGGTATCGCTCGATGTCGGGCTTGAGGAATCGAAGCGCTTGGATAATAGGCAAATTCCCGGTGTTTGTCAAGTGGCTTGAAATTCACCGCCTGAATTGCTACATTTTTCAACCGGGCCTTGGACGCACCAACTCATCACGCCGACAAACCGCAATGGGGTTCCTTTGCAAAAATCGCGGTGAAACCTTCCCTGAGCAAGCTGTGAGGACGGGAGGGTCGCGAATTTGCACGCCTTTCTCGAGGGTCTAACTTCCATGTCGCTGGATCAGGCCACCATCACGCTCAGTTTTTACGCTCTGATCAGCCTGATGGCCACCCTGGCCAACACCGCTCACGCTATTTTCGTGTTCCTGAAGGATCCCCGGAGTCCGGTGAACCGCGTCTGGGCTCTGGCGACCGGCTGCCTCGTCTGGTGGGGGTTCGGAGAAGTCATCCTGCGGGCCACCGATCAGCCCGACGTCGCCGACATGATGAACCGGATATTCGGAATCGGGCTCCGGATGCTCCCCGCCTTTTTTCTCCACTTCACGCTGGTGTTCACCGAAAGACAGCGCGTCCTGCGCAGGTGGTGGGCGCCGCTTTTTATCTACGGCCCCGCCTTGGTCTTCTCCGGCCTGCAATTCACGGGACACATCACCCACGTCATCCGGCTTCCCTGGGGGTACGCCTCGACGCCCGCGGACGGGTTTCTCTATTATATTCTCTGGCTTGAATCCTGTTTTCTCTGGGGCCTCTACCTCTGTTACGAGAAATTCATGACCGGGCGGTTCCGGAGAGAGCGCCGCCAGGCCCTCCTGGTCCTGCTCGGGGTCGTCATCCCGCTGTTGCCGAGTTCGCTGATCGACGGACTCCTTCCCCTTCTCGGGATCCAGATGATCCGCATCGCCGAGATCTCTTCGACGATTACCGTCGCCTTCGTCACCTACGCCGTCGTCCGGTTCCAGCTCATGTCGCTGACGCCCGAATCGAGCGCGAAGGCGATTCTCGACACGATCGGAGGGCTGCTCGCGGTGACCGACCCCGACGGGCGCATCGTCTTCACCAACGAATCGTTCAAGGAGAAGATCGGGACCGAGGACCATTCCATCACCCGTTTTCATTTTTACGATTTTGTCGACGAGGGAAGAGGGGTGCTCCTCGACGCCTACCGGGCCGCTCCCGAACTCCCTTCGTCCGCCCTCTCCGAGGTCAAATTCCGCAGCATGAACGGCTCGAGGTTTCCGGGCCTGTTGTCCGTTTCCCCGATCCTCAACGAGGGGGAGACGGTCGGATTCGCTCATTTCGCGCGCGACATCTCGGAGCTGAAGCGCTCGGACGAGGCGCTCCGGCAATCAGAGATCCGCTTCCGTTCCGTCTGGGAGAACTCCACGGACGGCATGCGGCTGACGGACGAGAACGGGATCATCGTCGCGGTGAACAGTTCGTTCTGCGCCATGGCCGGGATGAAGGAGAGCGAGCTCACAGGGAGGCCGATTACGGTCACCTATTCGGGCAAAGCGGACCGGGAAGAGATGCTGAGAAACTACCGGGAGCGGTTCGAGCGGCGGCGGATCGAGCCGCACGTCGAGCGGCTGATCACCCTCCATTCGGGCAAGACGCTCTACATCGAAGGGATCCACTCCTTTTTCGAGCTCGAGTACGGGAAGGGGCTCCTCCTCGGGGTCTTTCGCGACGTCAGCGAGCGCAAGATCGCGGAGCGGAGGATCCAGATGCTTGCCCACACGATCACCAGCATGCAGGAATGCGTGACGATCACCGACATGAAGGACAATATTCTCTCCGTCAACCCCGCGTTTCTGAGGGTGTACGGCTACGAGGAAGCCGAGATTATCGGGAAACATATCACGATCGTCCGGTCTCCGGACAATCCGCCTGGCCTGTCGGAGGAGATCAACGCGCAGACGCTCCGGGGCGGGTGGACCGGGGAGCTTCTGAACGTCAGGAAGAACGGAGAAACCTTTCCGATCGTCATGAGCTCGTCCATCGTGCGCGACAACGCGGGGACGCCGGTCGCGTTCGTGGGAATCGCGCGCGACATCACGGAGCAAAAAAACCTCCAGCGCCGGCTGGACGAGGCGTCGCGCCGGAGGAACGAGGATCTGCGCCGCTTCGCCATAGAAGTGCAGCGCGCCCAGGAGGAGGAACGCCGCCGGATCGCGCGCGAGCTGCACGACGACCTGGGGCAGCGGCTGAGCGGCATGAAGTTCAACATCGAGGTCTTCGAAGACACCCTCGAGAATCAGGACGCGCCGACCAGGGAGAAACTGGACCAGTTCAAGAAACAGATCGACGGGATGATCATCGAGATCCGGCGGCTCTCGTCGAACCTGCATCCCTCGGTCCTGGACGACTTCGGCCTCATCGTGGCGCTCAAGCTGCTGTGCGAGGAGATCGGCAAAATCCAGAACATCAAGATACTCTTTGAGCCGGCGGACGCGAAGATGGGGCGGTTCGAGCCGCACGTCGAAATCGCCCTCTTCCGGATCGTGCAGGAGGCCCTCTCGAACGTCGGGAAACATGCCGGGGCGTCGGAGGTTCGCGTGCGTCTCGGGCTGGAGGGCGATACCGTCCGGCTGCAGGTCCGGGACAACGGCTCCGGTTTTGACACCGCGTCCGTGCATCTGAAGAAGGACTCGAGCAGGGGGTTGGGGTTGATCAGCATGCGTGAGCGCTCCGAAGAACTCGGCGGGACATGCCGAATCGAATCCACGCCCGGCAAGGGCACGACGATCACCGTTGAATTTCCGGTACACCGATGAAAAAAATAAAGATTCTCATTGCGGACGACCACAGCCTTGTTCGTACCGGACTACGGCAATTGCTCGAGGGATCCGACGAGTTTTCGGTCGTCGGGGAGGCCGCCAGCGGCGAGGAAGCCGTCCTGCAGGTGGCGAAGCTGAAGCCCGATATCGCCATCCTCGATATTTCCATGCCGGGAATGAGCGGAATCGAGGCGACCCGGACGATCGGCAGGCAGAGCCCGGGCACCAGGGTGCTGATCCTGACGATCCATGAGAGCGAGGAGTATGTTTACCAAATGGTGCGGGCCGGGGCGAGCGGCTATGTCCTGAAAGACGCCGGCAAGGAGGAACTCTTCATGGCGGTCCAGGCCGTCGCCGCCGGGGAGCGGTTCTTCAGCCCCGGGGTTTCAAAATTGATGGTGGAGGAATTCATCCGCAGGGCGACGGAGCAGGATTCCGCCCCGCCGCCGCCCGACCAGGTGCTGACGAACAGAGAATACGAGGTGTTGAAGCATATCGCCGAAGGGATGACGAATCAGCAGATCGCAGACAAATTGTTCATCAGCGTCCGGACGGTCGATACCCACAGGACCAACCTGATGCAAAAGCTCGACATTCACGACACCGCAAGCCTCGTGCGCTACGCGATCCAGAAAGGACTGGTCGACATCAGGCCGAAGATCTAGCCCGGTCCGGCTTCCGCCACCCCCCCCTCTCCCGCCTCGAAAACGGCATCCCTTCCCCCCGCTCCAGCGTATCTTTCTACGTTGGATCACCTATTTTCAAGATTACGTCTTTCGCCCGATTGTTACTTTTCCCCTGCTTTGCTATCGTACTGCCGTATGTTAAGCGAAGGAGAATATGACATGAGCTCTTTGAGGATCCTGATCGCGGACGACCACGAAGGGTTCAGGGAAGAAGTGACTCAGTATCTCAGATACCAGAGCGGGATCGAGATCGTGGGGAGCGCGGGAAACGGCATGGACGCCGTCTTCCAGGCACGGTCGCTGCACCCGGACCTGGTCCTGATGGATATCAGCATGCCCGTCATGAGCGGGCTCGAGGCGGCGAGAGAGATCAAAGAATTCTCCCCCGACATCAAAGTCGTCTTCGTGACGATTCACGAAGAGGGGACCTACCAGTCTCTCGCAAAAGTGCTTGGCGTCGACGGTTTCATCTGCAAGACCGACCTGAAGCGTGAACTGCCGAAAATGCTCTCGGGTTTCGAGCGGGACCGCCGCGCCGCATCCGAAGTCTGAATCTTCACTAAACCATCAATCCATCCAACCCTTTAAGACAGGACCGGAAATTGAGCCGGCCGGAAAGGGAATGATAGTATGAAACCCATGTTACGATTTGCAGCTCTCCTCGCCGTGGCGGCCTTCATCGCGCTCGACCTTTCGGATCCTCTCCTCGCAGCCACGCCGGGGACGGGGACACTGACTTCCCTGACCCGCAGCCAAACGTGGACCGGGGGTCCGTTCACCGCCGCGGACGGCTACACCTACGCGGGCATCGCCTACACCCTGATCATCAGCGACCCCGAGCTCTGCACATCGATGACGTGTGATAAATATTTTCTGACCGTGAATATCCCGGCGTCGTATTATGTGACCAACCCGACCCATAGCGTGAGAGTCCAGATCAACTGGGCCAGCAGCAACACCGACTTCGACATGTACGTCTACGACGCTGCCGGGAACCAGATCAACAGCTCCGGTCAGGGGAACACGACGTTTGAACTGGTCGACCTCGGACAGCTGACGACCGGCACCTACCAGATTCTTGTGATCCCCTTTACAGCCGTCGACGCCGGGTACAACGGGAGCGCGACGGTCGGGCCGCCGCCGGTGGAGAACGCGCGTCTGGGAAAATACAAGAATGGAAATTTCACATTCACTCCCGCGAAGGCGCTGGGCGGACCTGACGGACTCCTGTTCGGCACCCAGGACCTCGAACCCCGCGCGGTGTATGACGGTCTCGGCAACATCTATGTCGCGGGAATAGAGGGAACGCCGGGCGGGACGGACGTCTGGAAGTCGGGGGACGGCGGAAACTCCTTCACCTACCTCGGGCAACCGGACGGCGGCCAGGCTGCGTCCGCGCTCGCCGGCAGAACGCCGGGCGCCGGGGGCGGGGATGAAGATATTGCGGTCGGCTCGACGGGCACGGTCTACATGGCGTCGCTCTGGGGAGCGGTGCTTGGGGTACCCGGAGTCGGAGGCGTGGGCGCGCCCCTCGCCGCCACGATGTGCACTTCCACGAACGGCGGGACGCTCTGGGTCGATAACCCGTGGGCGCAGAGCCTTCCCATCGTGGACCGCCAATGGATCGCGACCTACGGCGACAAGACCGTTTATCTGACCTATCAGCAAGAAGGGGTCGACCTTCAGGGGACTAACAGTCTCTGGGTCGTGAAGTCGACCGACGGCGGGCTCACGTTCCCGCAAGCGACTCAGCTCACGACTCCTCAGCTCGGCACGCAACCCGATTTCCAGGGAAACATTGCGGTCGACCAGCAGAACGGGAATGTCTATACCGTGTTCATCGGGCATCCGGGGAATTCGGTCTACATCGCCCGCTCGTCGGACGGAGGAAGGTCGTTCGTTTTGAAACTCGTCCGCCAGGGAGAGCCCGGAATATCGTACTCGTATGTGTTCCCGATTCTCGCCCTCGACAGGGGAGGGAACGTGCACGTGGTCTACTCCGACGGGACGAACGTCTACCTGACCAGTTCGGCGGACCAGGGCGCGACCTGGACTCTCCCGGTGAGAGTAAACAACGGACCCGGAGCGAAGCTGGCAATCGCTCCCTGGGTCGATGCGGGCGACGCGGGCAAGGTCGATATCATGTGGTGGTCGACTTCCTCCACCGATAATCTGGCACCCGACGCCCAATGGAAAGTATATTTCGCACAGACGCTCAACGCTTTCGCCAAGACTCCCACGATCAGCGAAAACGCCGCGAGCGGCGTATTCCATAGCGGCCCCATCTGCGTCAACGGGACCGCATGCACAGCGGGCACGAGAAACCTCGCGGAATACGCCTCTACAACGGTGTACCTGGATGGGAAAGCGATGATCGTCTATCCGGACGATCAGCAGACGGCGAACCCGATGACCTATTTCTTGAAACAGACAGGCGGCCCGGGCGTGCTTTCGTCCCCCCATGCGGTCGCTGCGCCGGCGCTCGCGGCGCACCGGGAGGAATCGAATCAGCCGCCGCAGAGGTATTCCCTCGACCAGAATTATCCGAACCCGTTCAACCCGGTGACGAACATCAGGTACTCTCTGCCGGAGCGGGGCTTCGTACAATTGACGGTCCACAATCTCCTCGGTCAGGAAGTGGCCAGGCTCGTCAACGCCGAGCAACAGGAGGGGGTCTATTCGGTTCCCTTCGACGCTTCGCTCCTCTCAACCGGGGTCTATTTCTACGAGGTTCGAAGCGGAGCGTTCGTCGACACCAAGCGGATGTTGTTGCTCAAGTGAGAGTTCGCCGTGAAATCAGCCAATCCAATTATCGAGGGGAGAATGGACATGAGATTTCCGATACTACAGGTAGCCCTTGGAATCCTCCTGTCGGCGTGCGCCGGTTTGGCCGGGCAGCCGAAAGATGGCGTGACCTACGGGGGCATGTCGCTCGTCCGCCAGCCGGCCGACGTGACAGGTCAGTACTTTGTCGTTTTTAAATCGGCGCCCGGGGCCGCGGAACGAGCCCTGGTCACCGGAAACCGCGCAACGATACTCTATCAATACGGGATCATCCCCGCCTTCGCGGTACGGGTGCCGGATGCGCTCTCACTCAATGCCATAAAGAGCGACCTGCGCGTCAGCTACGTCGAGGCGGTCCAGGTTTACTACGCGCTCGGGACGCAGCAGGATCCTGAAATCACCGATCCGCCGAACGATCAATCGACGCCGGGGAACGCCACGCAGGACATTCTTTCCGCCTGGATCGACCAACCCGACAACGGCCACCTGCGGTTTTCTATCAGGGTCAGCGATCTCTCCGCCGTAAATCCGTCGACGGGCGACGGGCTTCCGGTCAACGGGGCCTGGAAAGTCGCGTTCAATCTCCAGAACGGTGGAAGGACCACCGCCGATCAGTATTTCGTGCAGATGCGAAAGCCCGAATCGGGCCCGGAGGTCTTCTCGTGGGGCTATGTCGACGCCAACGGTATCAACAGCGAACAGAGCTCGGTCGACGCCGGCGCCATACAGACGTCGCAGGGGATCATCACGTTTCTCATGACGAACAGCGTCTTTTCCGGCGCGCCGAACCAGAACGGCAATCCCCAGCCGGGCGATGTTCTGAGCGGAACCTTCGCTTCGTCCACGCAGCTCATCGGAGCCTCCGGGACAGGTCTCCTCGCGCCGATCGACCAAGCGCCGGACACCGGGAGCGGGAGAAACTTCACGCTCCTGACAATCCTTCCGCAGTTCGGGCTGTCGGCGTTGAGCCTCGATTTTGGCACGTTGCAGGCCGGCCAGACAAAGACGGACACTCTGACGGTCACCAACAACGGCTCGACGCCGTTCACAATCTCTTCGGTGAGCTCGAACAACCCCGTCTTCACCGTCACACCGGTCTCCGGGAGTCTCAATCCGTCGGCACGGATGAATTTCTTCGTCAAGTTCAGCCCGACGGGCGCGGGGACGCAATTGGGGAATATCACCTTCACGCACACCGCGCAAGGCTCCCCGGCCGTCGTGCCGGTGAAGGGGGCAGTCCCTTCCGCCACGCAGGCCGAAATCCGTCCCTGGGGGATCGACACGGTGCGGGCCCCGGGGGCCTGGGGGACGACGAAAGGCAGGACGATCAAAGTGGCGATTCTCGACACCGGCATCGACTCGCTGCACTACGACCTTGTCGACCGCTACAAAGGGGGATACAATTTCGTCGCGAAGAACACCCATCCGTGGGACGGCCACGGGCATGGGACTCACTGCGCAGGGATTATTGGCGCCACGCTCAACTCCGTCGGCGTCGTGGGAGTCGCGCCTGAAGTCGATATCTACGCGCTGAAAGTGCTCAGCGACGCCGGAACCGGGACAAGCGCGGATATACTCGCTGCGGTCGACTGGGCAGTCCAGAACCACATGAACATCGCGAGCATGAGCCTCGGCGGGGGTCTCGGGATTACCGCTCCGACGGGGCAGGCCGCCCGGGTGCCTGTCTACAGCCCGACCGAAGAGCTCGCCTACCAGAACGCGTACAATGCCGGGCTGTTGATCATCACGGCGGCGGGCAACGACGGCGAGCCAGTGGTGATGTATCCCGCGGCCTATCAGGCCCCCATGGCGGTCGGCGCGATCGATCAGACACTGACGCTTGCCACTTTTTCGGATTATGGAGCCGACCTGGAAATCGTCGCCCCGGGGGTCGATATCCTTTCGACGTTCCCCCGCGGCACGGGCCGGGACAGCAAGGTGATGCAGGGGACCACCAAGTACGATGCGAACGTCATCGAGTTTTCGGCTCTGACCGGCTCCGCCGGGATTACGAGGCAGGCGATCAATTGCCAGAAGGGATTGGCGCCGTCCGATTTTCCAGCGCAGGTGGCCGGGAATATCGCGCTGATCCAGCGCGGAGACAGCAGTTTTGCGAGCAAGGTGCAGAAGGCGCAGGATGCCGGCGCTGTGGGCGCGATTATCTATAATAATGTCGCCGGAAACTTCAACGGAACGCTCGGCACCGCCAGGGACGACGCGCGAAACCGCGACTGGATCCCGGGCGTTTCCCTCTCGCTGGCCGACGGTCAGGCGCTGGCCGCGCTCGGGGCTCCCACGGTCACGCTCATCAACGCGGTCGGCGACTTCATCAAGGAAAGCGGCACCTCGATGGCTACGCCCCATGTGAGCGGTGTCGCGGCGCTGACGTGGGCGGCGAATCCGACTCTCACCAACCAGCAAGTGCGCGACATCCTGAAGCAGACAGCGCGTGATCTCGGAGTTCCGGGAACCGATCCGCAATACGGCGCGGGGCTCGCCGACGCAGCGGCGGCGGTCCGGGCCGCGCAGGCGATCGCCCCGGCGACGAAGGGGGGAACGGTCTCCCCCGCGACGCCGTCAGTCGCGTGGCAGGGCGGACCGTACACAGCCGTCACCGCCGATCCGGTGCTCTGCACGTCGTTGTCATGCGATCATTTTCTGCTGACCGTGAACATCCCGGCCTCGTATTACACCACCTATCCCAATAACTCCGTCCGGGTGCACCTTGCGTGGAAGGATACGGTGGATGATTTCGATCTCTACGTCAACGACCTCGCCGGCAACGCGGTCAATTCATCGACCCAGGGGATGACCGTCTTCGAGGACGCCGATCTCGGGCAGCTCACAACGGGAACCTACGATGTTCAGGTTGTCGCCTTTGCGACGGTGAACGAATCGTACTCGGGGAGCGCCTCGGTCGGACCGCCGCCCGCCGACGGAGCGCGAAGCGCGAGATATAAAACCGGAAAGTATACTTTTACCCAGCCGAAAGTCCTTGGCGGACCGGACGGGCTCCTGTTCAACGTTCAGGACCTGGAGCCCCGCGCCGCGTATGATGCCGCCGGAAACATCTATGTTGCGGCCATCCAGGGGACGCCGGGCGGGACGGATGTCTGGAAGTCGCAGGACGGCGGAAACACGTTTGCCTACCTCGGACAACCGGACGGCGGACAGGCGGCCTCGGCCACGGCGGGAAGAACGCCGGGCGTGGGGGGCGGCGACGAGGATATTGCGATCGGCTCCACGGGACGGGTCTACGTAGCCTCTCTCTTCGGGATCGAGCAACCGATGACCATCACGATGTCCAGCTCGACGAACGGCGGCGCCACATGGGTCGCGAATCCCAACTCGCAGAACGTCCCGCTGGACGACCGGCAATGGATCGCGGCCTCCGGCGACAAGACGGTGTACCTGACCTTTGCGCAGTCCGGAGCGCTCCTCGTCGGAACGAGCAGCATCTTCTGCATGAAGTCGACCGACGGGGGATTGACCTTTCCGCAGGTGACCGAGGTGACGAAACCGGAGCTCGGCGTCCAGGCGGAATTTCAGGGGAACATTGCGATCGACCCTCGAAACGGTAATCTCTATACGGTCTTCATAGGGCACCCCGGGAATTACGTGTATGTCGCGCGCTCCACCGACGGGGGAAATTCGTTCGTCCTCCGGTTGGTGAAATCGGGTTCGCAGACGGAGTCGTATGCGAACGTCTTCCCGATCATCGCCGTGGACCGCGGGGGAAACCTCCATGTGGTCTACTCCACGGGAAAGAGTATCTGTCTCGCAAGTTCCTCCGATCAGGGGGAGACATGGACGCAGCCCGTCCGGGTCAGCAACGGGATCGAAACCAAGACCGCGCTCTCGCCCTGGATCGACGCAGGGGACGCCGGGAAAGTCGACATCATGTGGTGGGCCACTTCTGCCCCTAGCAATCTGACGGGGGACGCAAAGTGGAAGGTCTACTTCGCGCAATGCCTGAACGCGCTCTCGAAAACCCCCACCATCAGCGAGAATGCGGCGACCGGGGTCTTTCACACGGGTCCGATTTGCGTGAGGGGGACGGCCTGCGCGGCAGGAACCCGCGACCTGGCGGAGTACGGATCGACGACGGTCTATCTGGATGGCAAGGCGATGATCGTCTATCCCGACGACCAGCAGACCGCCAACCCGCTGACGTACTTCGTGAAGCAGACAGGAGGGACCGGGGTGCTCTCGGGAGCCGCCGCAACCGCACCGAGGCTTGAAGCCGTGCGCGAAGCCTCGAAAGGGGCGCCGGATCGCTACGCGCTCGAGCAGAATTACCCGAATCCGTTTAACCCGGTGACGCAGATCAGGTACAGCCTGCCGGAGGATGGACATGTACGGTTGACGGTCCACAATATTCTGGGCCAGACGGTCGCGGATTTGATCGGCGGAGACCAGCCGGCCGGGAACTACTCGGTCGCCTTCGACGCCTCCCGCCTGCCGAGCGGGGTATACTATTACCATCTCACCGCGGGCACCTTCGCGGATGTGAAGAGGATGGTGCTTCTGAAATAGCGGTAAGGGCTGCGCTGCGCCCTCTCGCAGCGCGTGGATAGGAGCAGCGTCTCGTCCCTTGGCGCTGCTCAGGTGGATACCAACCCGGCCCTACCTCCTAGGGGCCGGGTTGAGTTTACATCAAATCGATCGATGGCGCCAAACCACCCGCCGGAAAAATGTGATGCCGCGCGGGAATTCATCCGGGCGCGTCGATCAAAAAAACATG
The sequence above is a segment of the Bacteroidota bacterium genome. Coding sequences within it:
- a CDS encoding S8 family serine peptidase codes for the protein MRFPILQVALGILLSACAGLAGQPKDGVTYGGMSLVRQPADVTGQYFVVFKSAPGAAERALVTGNRATILYQYGIIPAFAVRVPDALSLNAIKSDLRVSYVEAVQVYYALGTQQDPEITDPPNDQSTPGNATQDILSAWIDQPDNGHLRFSIRVSDLSAVNPSTGDGLPVNGAWKVAFNLQNGGRTTADQYFVQMRKPESGPEVFSWGYVDANGINSEQSSVDAGAIQTSQGIITFLMTNSVFSGAPNQNGNPQPGDVLSGTFASSTQLIGASGTGLLAPIDQAPDTGSGRNFTLLTILPQFGLSALSLDFGTLQAGQTKTDTLTVTNNGSTPFTISSVSSNNPVFTVTPVSGSLNPSARMNFFVKFSPTGAGTQLGNITFTHTAQGSPAVVPVKGAVPSATQAEIRPWGIDTVRAPGAWGTTKGRTIKVAILDTGIDSLHYDLVDRYKGGYNFVAKNTHPWDGHGHGTHCAGIIGATLNSVGVVGVAPEVDIYALKVLSDAGTGTSADILAAVDWAVQNHMNIASMSLGGGLGITAPTGQAARVPVYSPTEELAYQNAYNAGLLIITAAGNDGEPVVMYPAAYQAPMAVGAIDQTLTLATFSDYGADLEIVAPGVDILSTFPRGTGRDSKVMQGTTKYDANVIEFSALTGSAGITRQAINCQKGLAPSDFPAQVAGNIALIQRGDSSFASKVQKAQDAGAVGAIIYNNVAGNFNGTLGTARDDARNRDWIPGVSLSLADGQALAALGAPTVTLINAVGDFIKESGTSMATPHVSGVAALTWAANPTLTNQQVRDILKQTARDLGVPGTDPQYGAGLADAAAAVRAAQAIAPATKGGTVSPATPSVAWQGGPYTAVTADPVLCTSLSCDHFLLTVNIPASYYTTYPNNSVRVHLAWKDTVDDFDLYVNDLAGNAVNSSTQGMTVFEDADLGQLTTGTYDVQVVAFATVNESYSGSASVGPPPADGARSARYKTGKYTFTQPKVLGGPDGLLFNVQDLEPRAAYDAAGNIYVAAIQGTPGGTDVWKSQDGGNTFAYLGQPDGGQAASATAGRTPGVGGGDEDIAIGSTGRVYVASLFGIEQPMTITMSSSTNGGATWVANPNSQNVPLDDRQWIAASGDKTVYLTFAQSGALLVGTSSIFCMKSTDGGLTFPQVTEVTKPELGVQAEFQGNIAIDPRNGNLYTVFIGHPGNYVYVARSTDGGNSFVLRLVKSGSQTESYANVFPIIAVDRGGNLHVVYSTGKSICLASSSDQGETWTQPVRVSNGIETKTALSPWIDAGDAGKVDIMWWATSAPSNLTGDAKWKVYFAQCLNALSKTPTISENAATGVFHTGPICVRGTACAAGTRDLAEYGSTTVYLDGKAMIVYPDDQQTANPLTYFVKQTGGTGVLSGAAATAPRLEAVREASKGAPDRYALEQNYPNPFNPVTQIRYSLPEDGHVRLTVHNILGQTVADLIGGDQPAGNYSVAFDASRLPSGVYYYHLTAGTFADVKRMVLLK